A window of Pedobacter lusitanus contains these coding sequences:
- the tilS gene encoding tRNA lysidine(34) synthetase TilS, whose product MLPLQNFLGYIGQNSLFNPDQRILLAVSGGKDSVLMAHLFKLAGFKFGIAHCNFGLRGEESQRDERFVSSLATQLEVPLYVTHFATKTYAAEHRVSTQMAARDLRYHWFEELRQQEAYDYIAVAHHQDDAIETVLLNLVRGTGIAGLHGISSKRDRLIRPLLFLSRADIDEAIQQHNYDFVEDSSNSSTAYARNKLRLGVIPLLKEINPNLEQTFEHNILRFAETEMVLQQHVIQLRKEIFEEKKDGMYLSLNKIKALNPKRLLLFELLKPYGFTETVVEDILNSLSKQSGTSFYSTGHRLTLNRGKLLLTAIEKEGTGLNGIIHPDDKEVIFGNQVFDISYSEQIVFENNPRKAFIDADKLIFPVVIRTWQEGDRFMPIGMRNYKKLSNFFIDEKIPLPQKDSIPILINGNGEVVWVAGLRQDNRYKVTATTKKVAIFEQKLN is encoded by the coding sequence ATGTTACCCTTACAAAATTTCCTCGGTTATATCGGTCAGAATTCCTTATTTAATCCGGATCAGCGAATTCTGTTAGCCGTAAGCGGAGGTAAGGACTCTGTGTTGATGGCTCATCTTTTTAAGTTGGCAGGATTTAAATTCGGAATAGCACATTGTAATTTCGGACTGAGGGGTGAAGAGTCACAAAGAGATGAACGTTTTGTAAGTTCTCTGGCTACTCAGCTGGAAGTACCGTTGTATGTAACGCATTTTGCTACTAAAACGTATGCCGCTGAACATCGGGTTTCCACGCAGATGGCTGCCAGAGATTTAAGGTATCATTGGTTCGAAGAACTCAGACAGCAGGAAGCCTATGATTATATTGCTGTTGCTCATCATCAGGACGATGCTATAGAGACAGTTTTACTGAACCTGGTCAGAGGAACCGGCATAGCAGGATTACATGGTATTTCATCAAAAAGAGATCGTCTGATCAGACCTTTGCTGTTCCTGTCGCGTGCTGATATCGATGAGGCAATTCAGCAGCATAATTATGATTTTGTAGAAGACAGTTCTAATTCAAGCACTGCTTACGCCAGAAATAAGCTAAGGCTGGGCGTGATTCCTCTGCTTAAGGAGATTAATCCTAATCTTGAACAGACTTTCGAACATAATATTCTCCGTTTTGCGGAAACTGAAATGGTTTTGCAGCAGCACGTGATTCAATTGAGAAAAGAGATTTTTGAGGAAAAGAAAGACGGTATGTATCTGTCGCTAAATAAAATTAAAGCATTGAATCCTAAACGGTTGCTTTTGTTTGAGCTGCTTAAACCCTACGGTTTTACAGAAACGGTAGTAGAGGATATACTGAACTCCTTATCTAAACAGAGTGGTACTTCTTTCTATAGCACGGGGCACCGGTTGACATTAAACAGAGGTAAGCTTTTACTGACTGCAATTGAAAAGGAAGGAACTGGTCTGAACGGTATTATTCATCCGGATGATAAGGAGGTAATATTTGGGAATCAGGTTTTTGATATTTCATATTCTGAGCAGATTGTATTTGAAAATAATCCCCGGAAAGCATTTATAGATGCAGATAAACTGATCTTTCCGGTAGTTATCAGAACCTGGCAGGAAGGGGATCGTTTTATGCCTATAGGAATGAGAAATTATAAAAAGCTGAGCAATTTCTTTATTGATGAGAAAATACCTCTGCCCCAAAAAGATAGTATTCCAATTCTGATTAATGGAAACGGAGAAGTGGTATGGGTAGCGGGTTTAAGGCAGGACAATAGATATAAAGTAACTGCTACAACAAAAAAAGTCGCTATATTCGAACAGAAATTAAATTAA
- a CDS encoding OstA-like protein: MNSLYANLTIKITGFILFFLFPLCLSAQQNVVQSAQQRTKIILQSSERSKIIPKTDITYLRKPVFRQDNAILTCDSAVFYTAKNYFEAFNNVHINQADTINIYSDYLTYDGNAKLAHLTSNVRLLDRTSVLTTNILDYAMGPKVGTYVSGGKIVNKDATITSKNGYYFANSRDAYFRFNVLVVTDQSTIKSDTLRYNTFSNWAYFYGPTNIREKDGGNLYTENGAYNTKTTYAYFGKNNLYTSGSKSLKGDSLYYDGRAGYGKAVRNIVFKDTIDKMLMHGQLGFYYKKDQRTLVTKNAYAGIGTSDSITVKDVKRADTLWLGADTLETQMVLQKTLKLIKAPVIKKDNELGEEDREGSKVGSKKKGTDTKKPVVPAANGKNPKTPADDKKNQKNNDKPVLTAKDSLKRDSLLKAKVPINKIDSILKKTAELRVSDQLKKAGGKDKPDLPGLTDSLKKKAIILKGIDSVIKKGIPAAGTLKGDSLKKQINLKTGLTLKGDTAKLKTDTAKLKTDTSKIKSGIKGAIKKTTKDSLPFNPADTVLTRSIKAYHHVNVFKTNMQAKADSLFYTSADSTLRWYKNPIIWSQNSQQTGDTIYLQLRNKKINSVQVIHTAFAVNVDTDSAKFNQIKGKMITGFFKDGTLTSMYVDGNAESVYFTKTDDGKKYDKMNQTISSRIKVNFKKNEISDVVPIKDVEGATTPVADIKQDVILTGFIWKPELRPRSKREVTNPKVVAKAKPVIKAGAKTTGKTTGKTAPGTAVKPGAKATDKPAVKDLKDSAIDAIGDQIPGAKGLIKQATKDVDSLTLKKATDKLAPKKNIDSLNKQVDSLKKNVNPLKLAEKIPSKITDTVKKVLPALIKKADSLSKQPVPLKKQ, encoded by the coding sequence ATGAATTCATTATATGCTAATCTGACTATAAAGATTACAGGGTTTATCCTGTTTTTCTTATTTCCATTGTGCCTTTCCGCACAGCAAAATGTAGTACAATCTGCGCAGCAGCGGACAAAGATTATTCTGCAGAGCTCAGAGAGAAGTAAAATTATTCCCAAAACAGATATCACCTATCTGAGAAAACCAGTATTCAGGCAGGATAACGCTATTCTGACTTGTGACAGTGCCGTTTTCTACACTGCAAAAAATTACTTCGAAGCATTTAACAATGTACATATCAACCAGGCAGATACGATCAATATCTATTCAGACTATCTCACCTATGACGGAAATGCCAAACTGGCTCACTTAACCAGTAATGTCCGTTTACTGGACAGAACCTCTGTACTCACTACCAATATACTTGACTATGCCATGGGACCAAAAGTCGGAACCTATGTAAGCGGAGGTAAAATTGTCAATAAAGATGCAACCATTACGAGTAAAAACGGTTATTATTTTGCTAATAGCAGGGATGCCTATTTTCGTTTTAACGTACTCGTTGTAACAGATCAGAGTACAATAAAATCTGATACTTTAAGATACAACACCTTCAGCAACTGGGCTTATTTCTATGGCCCTACCAATATCAGAGAGAAAGACGGCGGTAATCTTTACACCGAAAACGGCGCATATAATACAAAGACAACCTATGCCTATTTCGGAAAAAACAATCTTTACACATCCGGCAGTAAATCTCTGAAAGGTGACAGCCTGTATTATGACGGACGTGCAGGATATGGTAAAGCAGTAAGAAATATTGTTTTTAAAGATACCATCGATAAAATGCTGATGCATGGTCAGCTGGGTTTTTATTATAAGAAAGATCAGCGGACACTCGTTACCAAAAATGCCTATGCGGGTATTGGAACCAGTGATTCCATTACGGTCAAAGACGTGAAACGGGCAGACACATTATGGTTGGGTGCCGATACACTGGAGACACAAATGGTGCTTCAAAAGACTTTAAAACTGATCAAAGCACCAGTGATCAAGAAAGATAATGAACTGGGTGAGGAAGACCGGGAAGGCAGTAAGGTGGGTAGTAAAAAGAAAGGTACAGATACTAAAAAACCAGTTGTTCCTGCTGCTAATGGCAAAAACCCTAAAACACCGGCCGATGACAAGAAGAATCAGAAAAACAATGATAAACCTGTTTTAACTGCAAAAGACAGCTTAAAAAGAGACAGCCTCCTTAAAGCGAAAGTTCCGATAAATAAAATTGACTCCATTCTTAAAAAGACAGCAGAACTGCGGGTCTCCGATCAGCTAAAAAAGGCAGGAGGCAAGGATAAACCCGATCTGCCCGGGCTAACTGATTCACTGAAAAAGAAAGCCATCATACTCAAAGGCATAGATTCCGTAATTAAAAAAGGCATCCCGGCTGCTGGTACATTAAAAGGCGATAGTCTGAAAAAGCAAATTAACTTAAAGACTGGCCTGACCTTAAAAGGTGATACGGCAAAACTTAAAACCGACACGGCAAAGCTTAAAACAGATACCTCGAAAATTAAAAGCGGAATAAAGGGGGCAATTAAAAAAACAACCAAAGACAGTTTGCCATTTAACCCGGCAGACACTGTTCTTACCCGAAGTATCAAAGCTTATCACCATGTCAACGTATTTAAAACAAATATGCAGGCTAAGGCAGACTCTCTGTTCTATACCAGTGCAGATTCGACCTTAAGGTGGTATAAAAATCCTATTATCTGGTCTCAGAATTCTCAGCAGACCGGAGATACTATTTATCTGCAGCTTAGAAATAAGAAGATAAATTCCGTACAGGTTATTCATACTGCATTTGCGGTCAATGTAGATACTGACTCTGCCAAATTCAATCAGATTAAAGGAAAAATGATTACCGGCTTCTTTAAGGACGGAACATTAACCAGCATGTACGTAGATGGAAACGCTGAAAGTGTGTATTTTACGAAGACTGATGATGGTAAAAAATATGACAAAATGAATCAGACTATCAGCAGCAGGATTAAAGTCAATTTCAAGAAAAATGAGATCTCAGATGTAGTGCCTATCAAAGATGTAGAAGGTGCAACTACTCCTGTAGCTGATATTAAACAAGATGTAATCCTGACTGGCTTTATCTGGAAACCTGAATTACGACCACGTTCAAAAAGAGAAGTCACTAATCCAAAAGTAGTTGCCAAAGCAAAACCAGTTATAAAAGCAGGAGCAAAAACCACAGGAAAAACTACCGGAAAAACAGCTCCGGGGACAGCGGTTAAACCTGGTGCAAAAGCAACAGATAAGCCTGCAGTTAAAGACCTGAAAGATTCAGCAATTGATGCCATTGGCGATCAGATTCCGGGAGCTAAAGGCCTTATCAAACAAGCCACAAAGGATGTGGATTCACTTACCCTGAAAAAGGCAACAGATAAACTGGCTCCGAAGAAGAACATAGATTCCCTAAACAAGCAGGTTGATTCTCTGAAAAAGAATGTCAATCCATTGAAGCTGGCAGAGAAGATTCCGTCAAAAATTACAGATACAGTTAAAAAAGTTTTACCTGCACTGATTAAAAAAGCTGATTCTTTGTCTAAACAGCCTGTTCCTTTAAAAAAGCAATAA
- the rdgB gene encoding RdgB/HAM1 family non-canonical purine NTP pyrophosphatase: MSKIVFATNNINKTKEVSSLLSGQYEVLNLKDIGCTTDIPETADTFAGNAGLKSRFVVENFNLDCFGDDSGLEVEALNNEPGIYSARYAGERGDEANLALVLQKMQGQQNRAARFITVISLIRNGEEFLFEGVINGTLRESPTGENGFGYDPIFQPDGYQETFAEMDMEQKNKISHRAIAMRKLIAFLKEQAV; encoded by the coding sequence ATCAGTAAAATAGTCTTTGCTACCAATAATATCAATAAAACTAAAGAGGTCAGTTCGTTATTGTCAGGTCAGTATGAAGTGCTGAATCTGAAAGATATTGGCTGCACAACTGATATTCCTGAAACAGCAGATACATTTGCCGGAAATGCAGGATTAAAAAGCCGCTTTGTGGTAGAAAATTTCAATCTTGACTGTTTTGGTGATGATAGCGGACTGGAAGTTGAAGCACTGAATAATGAGCCTGGTATTTACTCTGCACGTTATGCGGGCGAAAGAGGGGATGAAGCAAATCTTGCGCTGGTATTACAGAAAATGCAGGGACAGCAGAACAGAGCTGCCCGTTTCATTACAGTGATTTCACTAATCCGTAATGGAGAAGAATTTCTCTTCGAGGGTGTTATTAATGGTACATTAAGAGAATCTCCGACTGGTGAAAATGGATTTGGCTATGATCCCATTTTTCAGCCTGATGGTTATCAGGAAACTTTTGCTGAAATGGATATGGAGCAGAAAAATAAAATCAGCCACCGCGCCATAGCCATGCGTAAACTTATTGCTTTTTTAAAGGAACAGGCTGTTTAG
- a CDS encoding peptidylprolyl isomerase has product MKKILLVASGLLFLFLNVQSQTKSVDKVIAVLGSDVILLSELNQQYVMYLNSGNPSDEKVKCYILQQMLVQHLLKQQANIDSVMVDDKQVDDELDKRMRYQIQRAGGQDKLEEFLSRSVLQYKDELRPDVKDQLQANKMQGTITEKVSITPVEVKKYYDSYKKDSLPDIPAEYEVGEIVINPELTKSEKQRFFDKLDAIRLRVKSGEDFGFLAKTYSEDPGSAPEGGDLGFFDRTMMAKEFTAYAFKLKPGELSPVFETDFGFHILQVVERRGEQVHARHILIRPQTTPQSLDRAKLHADSVYNNVLANKLSFSAAASLYSSNKESKYNGGMLLFADNVTARTTFIPADKLDPKVFLVVDTMKVGEVSRPVPFTGADGKEGYKIILLKSKIPPHKGNLEQDYAKFKEKAQQQKMDRVMSEWFEKRRKNTYIRIDPAYTSCDELKIWTKPMPAETK; this is encoded by the coding sequence ATGAAGAAAATTTTATTGGTGGCAAGCGGATTGCTCTTCTTGTTTTTAAATGTACAGTCCCAGACAAAAAGCGTAGATAAGGTGATTGCGGTACTGGGAAGCGACGTAATCCTGTTGTCTGAACTGAATCAGCAATATGTGATGTATCTGAATTCAGGTAATCCATCTGACGAGAAAGTAAAATGTTATATCCTTCAGCAAATGCTGGTTCAACATTTATTAAAGCAGCAGGCGAATATTGACTCTGTAATGGTAGACGATAAGCAGGTTGATGACGAGCTGGATAAAAGAATGCGTTATCAGATTCAGCGTGCAGGTGGCCAGGATAAGCTGGAAGAGTTCCTTAGCCGTTCAGTATTGCAGTATAAAGATGAGTTGAGACCTGATGTAAAAGATCAGCTTCAGGCTAATAAAATGCAGGGAACGATTACTGAGAAAGTGAGCATTACACCAGTAGAAGTAAAAAAATATTACGATTCTTATAAAAAAGACAGCTTACCTGATATTCCGGCTGAGTATGAAGTTGGGGAGATCGTGATTAATCCGGAGCTGACAAAATCAGAGAAGCAGCGTTTCTTTGATAAGCTTGATGCGATCAGACTTCGTGTTAAAAGCGGAGAAGATTTCGGATTTTTGGCAAAGACCTATTCAGAAGATCCCGGATCCGCACCAGAAGGTGGTGATTTAGGTTTCTTTGACCGTACCATGATGGCTAAGGAATTTACGGCCTATGCATTTAAATTAAAACCAGGAGAGCTATCTCCGGTATTTGAAACAGATTTTGGTTTCCATATTCTGCAGGTTGTAGAACGTAGAGGAGAGCAGGTACATGCCCGTCATATTCTGATTCGTCCGCAGACTACCCCGCAGAGTTTAGACCGTGCCAAATTACATGCAGACAGTGTTTATAACAATGTATTGGCAAATAAATTAAGCTTTTCGGCTGCAGCCTCGTTATACTCTTCCAATAAAGAGTCCAAATACAATGGAGGTATGCTTTTATTTGCAGATAACGTTACAGCAAGAACAACCTTTATTCCTGCAGACAAACTTGATCCAAAAGTCTTCCTTGTTGTAGATACGATGAAAGTTGGTGAAGTATCCAGACCAGTACCATTCACAGGAGCAGATGGAAAAGAAGGCTATAAGATTATCCTGTTGAAATCTAAAATACCGCCGCACAAAGGAAACCTTGAACAGGATTACGCTAAATTCAAAGAAAAAGCGCAGCAGCAGAAAATGGATCGCGTAATGAGTGAATGGTTTGAAAAAAGAAGAAAAAACACTTACATTCGAATTGACCCGGCATACACATCATGTGATGAATTAAAGATCTGGACTAAGCCAATGCCGGCAGAAACGAAATAA